One region of Candidatus Rokuibacteriota bacterium genomic DNA includes:
- a CDS encoding FAD-dependent oxidoreductase, with protein MSREFPHLFSPLRIGPVTVPNRILLPAHGTMFADDNVPGERLAAYLAERARGGVGVIVTEITAVHPTSRPMDNVILGYDPKVILGFRRVAERIHEHGAKVFGQVWHCGRQSDGFFSGLPLWAPSAIPCPVSREMPHAMTRDEIAEVVAGYVTVARHMKAAGYDGIELHGGHGYLIQQFLSPWSNQREDEYGGSLDNRLRFALEVVSAVRREVGPGLAVGMRISGDELTPGGLTLRDMQEIVRRLEATGALDYFSVSVGNYTVHDVMIGDMTVPPGALVPLAAGIKEAVRLPVATVMRIKDPVQAEQILADGHADLVAMCRALIADPELPLKAREGRLEEIRICTSCNQECRTHFRGRGISCIQNPAVGRERELGAGTLRRAERPRSVLVVGGGPAGMECARIAVLRGHRVVLCERRVALGGQVRIATRVPTRTELGEVIRFLETQVRKLGVEVRLETEVTPALVEREAPDVVVLATGSEPRPAPAPANGAPLQLTVWEALEDPERAGRRVVLTDEGVGFWQCWGTAEFLAERGRQVTVVTPLLAAGPEIPAESAPNLFRRLRARGARWITSHTIREVRERQVVAAHVLSGRPTVLEDVDTLIRVPHQEACVGLANALSAAGVRVHTIGDCVAPRRITEAIREGHVLGRAL; from the coding sequence ATGAGTCGCGAGTTCCCGCATCTCTTCAGCCCGCTCCGGATCGGGCCCGTGACGGTCCCGAACCGGATCCTCCTCCCGGCCCACGGCACGATGTTCGCGGACGACAACGTCCCCGGCGAGCGCCTGGCCGCCTACCTTGCCGAGCGGGCCCGCGGCGGCGTCGGGGTGATCGTCACCGAGATCACCGCGGTCCATCCCACGTCGCGGCCGATGGACAACGTGATCCTCGGCTACGACCCGAAGGTCATCCTGGGCTTCCGCCGTGTCGCCGAGCGCATCCACGAGCACGGGGCGAAGGTCTTCGGCCAGGTGTGGCACTGCGGGCGGCAGAGCGACGGATTCTTCTCGGGCCTGCCGCTGTGGGCGCCGTCGGCCATCCCGTGCCCGGTCAGCCGCGAGATGCCGCACGCGATGACGCGGGACGAGATCGCCGAGGTCGTGGCGGGTTACGTCACCGTGGCGCGCCACATGAAGGCCGCGGGGTACGACGGGATCGAGCTCCACGGTGGCCACGGCTACCTGATCCAGCAGTTCCTCTCGCCGTGGAGCAACCAGCGCGAGGACGAGTACGGCGGCTCGCTCGACAACCGGCTCCGGTTCGCGCTCGAGGTCGTGAGCGCGGTCCGCCGGGAGGTGGGCCCGGGCCTCGCGGTGGGGATGCGGATCAGCGGCGACGAGCTCACGCCGGGCGGGCTCACCCTCCGCGACATGCAGGAGATCGTCCGGCGGCTCGAGGCGACGGGCGCGCTCGACTACTTCTCGGTCAGCGTCGGCAACTACACCGTCCACGACGTGATGATCGGCGACATGACCGTCCCGCCGGGGGCGCTCGTGCCCCTCGCGGCCGGGATCAAGGAGGCGGTGCGCCTGCCGGTGGCGACGGTCATGCGCATCAAGGATCCGGTGCAGGCCGAGCAGATCCTCGCCGATGGCCACGCCGACCTCGTGGCGATGTGCCGCGCGCTCATCGCCGATCCGGAACTGCCGCTCAAGGCGCGCGAGGGACGGCTCGAGGAGATCCGGATCTGCACCTCGTGCAACCAGGAGTGCCGTACACACTTCCGGGGCCGGGGGATCTCGTGCATCCAGAACCCGGCGGTGGGACGCGAGCGCGAGCTGGGCGCGGGGACGCTCCGTCGCGCGGAGCGGCCGCGGTCCGTGCTGGTGGTGGGCGGCGGCCCCGCGGGCATGGAGTGCGCCCGCATCGCGGTCCTGCGCGGGCACCGGGTCGTGCTGTGCGAGCGGCGGGTGGCCCTCGGCGGTCAGGTGCGGATCGCGACGCGCGTGCCGACCCGCACGGAGCTCGGCGAGGTGATCCGCTTCCTCGAGACCCAGGTCCGCAAGCTCGGCGTCGAGGTCCGGCTGGAAACTGAGGTGACGCCGGCGCTCGTGGAGCGCGAGGCGCCCGACGTCGTCGTCCTGGCCACGGGCTCGGAGCCGCGGCCCGCCCCGGCGCCGGCCAACGGCGCCCCCCTGCAGCTCACCGTGTGGGAGGCGCTGGAGGATCCCGAGCGCGCGGGGCGCCGCGTGGTGCTCACCGACGAGGGCGTCGGCTTCTGGCAGTGCTGGGGCACGGCGGAGTTCCTGGCCGAGCGGGGCCGGCAGGTCACGGTGGTGACGCCGCTGCTGGCGGCCGGCCCCGAGATCCCGGCCGAGAGCGCGCCGAACCTCTTCCGGCGCCTTCGCGCCCGCGGCGCCAGGTGGATCACGAGCCACACGATCCGCGAGGTGCGCGAACGGCAGGTGGTGGCGGCACATGTCCTCTCCGGTCGACCCACGGTGCTCGAGGACGTCGACACGCTGATCCGCGTCCCCCACCAGGAAGCGTGCGTCGGGCTCGCGAACGCGCTCAGCGCGGCCGGCGTGCGGGTCCACACGATCGGCGACTGCGTGGCTCCCCGACGCATCACCGAGGCGATCCGCGAGGGGCACGTGCTGGGTCGCGCGCTGTGA
- a CDS encoding AMP-binding protein, whose protein sequence is MRYERESAVLGSVLVDQARTAADRPYLFFGSQAYTFAETNRRANRVANGLRSLGVGHGEPVCFMLPNHPDTLFAWFGINKAGAIEVPVNTNFRGPGLAYAINDVGARRLLIHRDLLGTLKAVERDLRTLEEVIIWDPSGREDDPTGLRFRTCAHQQLTDASDGEPDVSVHYTDLSAILHTSGTTGPSKGVMLSHHHQIFFAQMIARQMGYRPGEEVVYSCLPYYHNTAQAMTALPALVTGNSIALVERFSGSRFWDDMRKHACTAFIYSGSVLSMLMKQPPRLDDRAHPARVGLGVPLLASVHRGFEERFGVTLLTGFGSTEIQVPVYSSPEGHPPGACGKVVGEYWEMRIADENDEEVATGQVGEILFRPRVPHTMLVGYWGKPEETVPAFRNLWWHQGDMGYVDADGHLYFVDRKKDVIRRRGENISSFELEAMLNTHPAVLESAAFGVPSDLGEEEVKMVVVFKPGERASFEELAVFLSERVARFAVPRYFEARDVLPKTPSERIQKHLLKADGMTAATWDRERRD, encoded by the coding sequence ATGCGCTACGAGCGAGAGTCGGCGGTGCTCGGGAGCGTGCTGGTCGACCAGGCGCGGACCGCGGCCGATCGCCCCTACCTCTTCTTCGGCAGCCAGGCCTACACCTTCGCCGAGACCAACCGCCGGGCCAACCGGGTCGCCAACGGGCTCCGGTCGCTCGGTGTCGGGCATGGCGAGCCCGTGTGCTTCATGTTGCCGAACCATCCCGACACGCTCTTCGCATGGTTCGGCATCAACAAGGCGGGGGCCATCGAGGTCCCGGTCAACACCAACTTCCGCGGCCCGGGTCTGGCGTACGCGATCAACGACGTGGGCGCCCGGCGCCTCCTCATCCACCGCGACCTGCTCGGCACGCTCAAGGCGGTCGAGCGCGATCTCCGCACGCTCGAGGAGGTCATTATCTGGGATCCGAGCGGCCGCGAGGACGATCCCACCGGCCTCCGGTTCCGGACGTGCGCCCACCAGCAGCTCACCGACGCCTCCGATGGCGAGCCCGACGTGTCGGTGCACTACACGGACCTGAGCGCGATCCTCCACACCTCGGGGACGACGGGCCCGTCCAAGGGCGTGATGCTGAGCCACCATCACCAGATCTTTTTCGCCCAGATGATCGCCCGCCAGATGGGCTACCGCCCGGGCGAGGAGGTGGTGTACTCCTGCCTGCCGTACTATCACAATACCGCGCAGGCGATGACGGCCTTGCCGGCGCTGGTCACCGGGAACTCCATCGCGCTCGTCGAGCGGTTCAGCGGCAGCCGCTTCTGGGACGACATGCGTAAGCACGCGTGCACGGCGTTCATCTACTCGGGGTCGGTGCTCAGCATGTTGATGAAGCAGCCGCCGCGGCTCGACGACCGTGCCCATCCGGCCCGCGTCGGCCTCGGCGTGCCCTTGCTCGCGTCGGTCCACCGGGGGTTCGAGGAGCGATTCGGCGTCACGCTCCTCACCGGCTTCGGCTCCACCGAGATCCAAGTCCCGGTCTACTCGTCGCCCGAGGGCCATCCCCCGGGCGCCTGCGGCAAGGTCGTCGGCGAGTACTGGGAGATGCGGATCGCCGACGAGAACGACGAGGAGGTGGCGACGGGTCAGGTCGGCGAGATCCTCTTCCGTCCGCGCGTCCCCCACACGATGCTGGTCGGCTACTGGGGCAAGCCCGAGGAGACCGTCCCGGCCTTCCGCAATCTCTGGTGGCACCAGGGCGACATGGGCTACGTCGACGCCGACGGCCACCTCTACTTCGTTGATCGCAAGAAGGACGTGATCCGCCGGCGCGGCGAGAACATCTCCTCCTTCGAGCTCGAAGCCATGCTGAACACGCACCCCGCCGTGCTGGAGTCGGCTGCCTTCGGCGTGCCATCGGACCTCGGCGAGGAGGAGGTCAAGATGGTCGTCGTCTTCAAGCCCGGCGAGCGCGCCTCCTTCGAAGAGCTGGCGGTGTTCTTGAGCGAGCGCGTGGCGCGCTTCGCCGTCCCGCGCTACTTCGAGGCGCGCGACGTTCTGCCCAAGACCCCCTCGGAGCGGATCCAGAAGCATCTCCTGAAGGCCGACGGCATGACGGCCGCGACCTGGGACCGGGAGCGGAGGGACTAG
- a CDS encoding maleate cis-trans isomerase → MEDSMWREDVLGWRARVGVIVPSTNLLVETALPRLAPEGVTFHAARLTLTGAADVQGVQQMAARVLDAARDLATARVDLIAYCCTAGSFVQGPAHDREVAAEIRQAAGTRALTTMSAIVEALRHLGIRRPVVVSPYTAELEKLEARYLEGEGFELSGSVAMGIADPVGLHDPTPGQIYRIARGAWVDRADGLLMSCIALRSHLVAGALERDLGRPVVTSLTATLWAILRAVGVGEPVRGYGRLLETP, encoded by the coding sequence ATGGAGGACAGCATGTGGCGCGAGGACGTCCTCGGCTGGCGAGCCCGCGTGGGAGTGATCGTTCCCAGCACCAACCTCCTCGTGGAGACCGCGCTGCCGCGTCTGGCTCCCGAAGGCGTCACGTTCCACGCGGCGCGCCTGACGCTCACGGGCGCCGCTGACGTGCAAGGAGTGCAGCAGATGGCCGCGCGGGTCCTCGACGCCGCCCGCGACCTGGCGACGGCGCGGGTCGACCTGATCGCGTACTGCTGCACGGCCGGCTCCTTCGTCCAGGGTCCTGCCCACGATCGGGAGGTGGCCGCGGAGATCCGCCAGGCGGCCGGGACGCGCGCGCTGACGACGATGAGCGCCATCGTCGAAGCCCTGCGTCACCTCGGAATCCGGCGTCCCGTGGTCGTGTCGCCGTACACCGCCGAGCTGGAAAAGCTCGAAGCCCGCTATCTCGAGGGGGAGGGGTTCGAGCTCTCCGGGAGCGTCGCCATGGGAATCGCGGACCCCGTCGGCCTTCACGATCCCACCCCCGGGCAGATCTACCGGATCGCGCGAGGGGCGTGGGTCGATCGCGCCGATGGTCTCCTGATGTCCTGCATCGCGCTCAGATCCCACCTGGTGGCGGGCGCGCTCGAGCGCGATCTCGGCCGGCCCGTGGTGACGTCGCTGACCGCCACGCTGTGGGCGATCCTGCGCGCCGTCGGCGTCGGCGAGCCGGTGCGCGGCTACGGCCGTCTGCTGGAGACGCCATGA
- a CDS encoding FAD-dependent oxidoreductase, with protein MSAAPSLLFSPIRIGRLTVPNRIVFPAHFTGFGKAHHPTERHARYYAERARGGVGLIVTEITAVHPASTSFERVVWGFDPECVPGFRRIAEAVHAHGTRIMGQLWHCGRDMATGLFTEQAAQAPSALRGPASYQLPHALSVEEIQDVVAGFVRTATHLREAGFDGAEIHAGHGYLIHQFLSPLSNQREDAYGGSLESRLRFLREILTGVRSACGPDFALGVRVSADEFTTGGLTLADATKIAAAVSSWGLMDVLSVSVGNHGLSYALMIPDMHVPPGAFVGYAAALRESVREPVIATGRINDPVQAERVLAEGQADLVAICRGLIADPDWPAKARAGRGEEIRPCVACNQECIGRLYRGGDLACIHNVAAGREEELGHGTLRPTARPRRVVVVGGGPAGLEAARVAALRGHRVSLYERERVLGGQVRLAATPPLRAEFGGIVRFLEREASRLGVTVVVGKEATVDVVLAADPEVVVVATGARPGPVRVTGTETTPVMTVHDVLAGEKVPGRSVVVIDSGRTGWESLATAEWLADQGYHVEVVSRLPYVGFDLNGSSLLGFVQRAAQKGIVLTPQSVLRAVGDGTVTLGEVWSDETRSIEGVDAVVIVPDDVAEDGLVARLRQAGIAEVHVVGDATAPRTVAHAILEGHRAARAL; from the coding sequence ATGAGCGCGGCGCCCTCGCTCCTCTTCTCGCCGATCCGGATCGGCCGCCTGACCGTGCCGAACCGCATCGTGTTCCCGGCCCACTTCACCGGCTTCGGAAAGGCCCATCACCCGACGGAGCGGCACGCCCGCTACTACGCGGAGCGCGCCCGAGGCGGCGTGGGGCTCATCGTGACCGAGATCACCGCGGTGCACCCGGCGAGCACGTCGTTCGAGCGCGTGGTGTGGGGCTTCGATCCCGAGTGCGTGCCCGGCTTTCGCCGGATCGCCGAGGCCGTGCACGCCCACGGGACCCGGATCATGGGGCAGCTCTGGCACTGCGGTCGCGACATGGCGACCGGGCTCTTCACGGAGCAGGCGGCGCAGGCCCCATCGGCCCTCCGTGGACCCGCCAGCTACCAGCTGCCTCACGCCCTCAGCGTGGAGGAGATCCAGGACGTCGTGGCGGGCTTCGTCCGCACCGCCACCCACCTCAGAGAGGCCGGCTTCGATGGCGCCGAAATCCACGCCGGGCACGGCTACCTGATCCACCAGTTCCTCTCGCCGCTCAGCAACCAGCGCGAGGACGCGTACGGCGGCTCGCTGGAGAGCCGCCTGCGATTCCTCCGGGAGATCCTCACTGGCGTGCGGAGCGCGTGCGGGCCGGACTTCGCGCTCGGTGTGCGCGTCAGTGCCGACGAGTTCACGACCGGAGGGCTCACGCTGGCGGACGCCACGAAGATCGCGGCGGCCGTGTCGAGCTGGGGGCTGATGGACGTGCTGTCCGTCAGCGTCGGCAACCACGGACTCTCCTACGCGCTGATGATCCCCGACATGCACGTGCCGCCAGGCGCATTCGTGGGGTACGCCGCGGCCCTGCGCGAGAGCGTGCGGGAGCCGGTTATCGCGACCGGGCGGATCAACGATCCGGTCCAGGCCGAGCGGGTGCTGGCCGAGGGGCAGGCGGACCTCGTCGCGATCTGTCGGGGCCTGATCGCCGATCCCGACTGGCCGGCCAAGGCGCGGGCGGGGCGCGGCGAGGAGATCCGCCCGTGCGTGGCATGCAACCAGGAGTGCATCGGCCGTCTCTACCGCGGCGGCGATCTCGCGTGCATCCACAATGTGGCGGCCGGGCGCGAAGAGGAGCTGGGCCACGGGACGCTGCGACCGACGGCACGACCCCGGCGGGTCGTCGTGGTGGGCGGCGGGCCGGCGGGACTGGAAGCAGCCCGGGTTGCCGCGCTCCGCGGCCACCGCGTGAGCCTCTATGAGCGCGAACGCGTGCTGGGCGGCCAGGTCCGCCTCGCCGCCACGCCGCCGCTCCGCGCCGAGTTCGGGGGCATCGTCCGCTTCCTCGAGCGCGAGGCGAGCCGACTCGGCGTCACGGTGGTGGTGGGGAAGGAAGCGACCGTCGACGTGGTGCTCGCCGCCGATCCCGAGGTCGTCGTGGTGGCTACGGGAGCGCGGCCAGGGCCCGTGCGCGTGACCGGTACCGAGACCACACCGGTCATGACCGTTCACGACGTGCTCGCCGGCGAAAAGGTCCCCGGCCGCTCTGTCGTCGTGATCGACAGCGGCCGGACCGGCTGGGAGTCCCTGGCGACCGCGGAGTGGCTCGCGGACCAGGGGTACCACGTCGAAGTGGTCTCGCGTCTGCCCTACGTCGGCTTCGACCTCAACGGCTCGAGCCTCCTCGGCTTCGTCCAGCGCGCCGCTCAGAAGGGAATCGTTCTCACGCCGCAGTCGGTGCTGCGGGCGGTGGGCGACGGCACCGTGACGCTCGGGGAGGTGTGGAGCGACGAGACGCGCTCGATCGAAGGCGTGGACGCCGTGGTCATCGTGCCCGATGACGTGGCAGAGGACGGGCTGGTGGCTCGGCTGCGGCAGGCCGGCATCGCCGAGGTCCATGTGGTCGGTGACGCCACCGCCCCCCGGACCGTGGCGCACGCGATCCTCGAAGGCCACCGTGCCGCGCGGGCCCTCTAG
- a CDS encoding electron transfer flavoprotein subunit alpha/FixB family protein, producing MSAGSRGVWVVAEADDAVPERIRLGLVAEGERLAGLMRTRCDVLLMGTPGAALDRAVIRMAVATPGALHVVRDSVLSPYEARPWVEALRMLVSGADDLVLLAATPTGRDLAPQLAVALGAGLVADCVNVEVGDDGQPIFARLVLGGRLQATLAFPAAARIVATLCPQRLPEPESERRAGAPTRVVDASPSLSPPRLRRVGIRRLAPEDVPLVEADVVVGAGRGVGGPEGVSLVRELAQCLYGAVAATRPVVDSGWLPYELQVGQTGKTVAPRIYVACGISGAIHHTMGIKDAGVVVALNTDRSAPIFRVADVGFVGDARAILPRVIAGLHARKTVRPTRFTGVAR from the coding sequence ATGAGCGCAGGGTCCCGGGGAGTCTGGGTCGTGGCGGAGGCGGACGATGCCGTCCCCGAGCGGATCCGCCTGGGGCTCGTCGCCGAGGGCGAGCGCCTCGCCGGGCTCATGCGGACGCGATGCGACGTTCTCCTGATGGGGACACCTGGTGCTGCGCTCGACCGCGCAGTCATCCGGATGGCCGTCGCGACGCCCGGCGCGCTCCACGTCGTTCGGGATTCGGTGCTGTCGCCGTATGAAGCGCGGCCGTGGGTGGAGGCGCTCCGTATGCTCGTGTCGGGAGCGGACGACCTCGTGCTCCTCGCCGCCACACCGACCGGACGTGACCTGGCACCGCAGCTTGCCGTGGCTCTCGGCGCCGGTCTCGTCGCGGACTGCGTCAACGTCGAGGTCGGTGACGATGGCCAGCCGATTTTCGCCCGACTCGTCCTCGGCGGCCGTCTCCAGGCTACGCTCGCGTTCCCGGCGGCGGCCCGGATCGTGGCCACCCTCTGTCCACAGCGTCTCCCCGAGCCCGAGAGCGAGCGACGCGCCGGTGCTCCAACGCGCGTGGTCGACGCGTCGCCGTCGCTGTCCCCGCCTCGCCTGCGTCGCGTGGGGATCCGCCGGCTCGCCCCCGAGGACGTTCCGCTGGTCGAGGCGGACGTCGTGGTCGGCGCCGGGCGAGGCGTCGGCGGGCCCGAGGGGGTTTCGCTCGTTCGCGAGCTGGCCCAGTGTCTCTACGGAGCGGTGGCGGCCACGCGCCCGGTCGTGGACTCGGGCTGGCTCCCGTATGAGCTCCAGGTCGGGCAAACGGGGAAGACGGTGGCGCCCCGGATCTACGTCGCCTGCGGCATCTCCGGCGCGATCCACCACACGATGGGCATCAAGGACGCGGGTGTGGTCGTCGCGCTGAATACGGACCGATCCGCGCCCATCTTCCGCGTCGCCGACGTCGGCTTCGTCGGTGATGCCCGCGCGATCCTCCCTCGCGTGATCGCCGGGCTCCACGCCCGGAAGACGGTTCGGCCAACCCGATTCACCGGGGTCGCGAGATGA
- a CDS encoding FAD-dependent oxidoreductase has product MTRGWDAIVVGAGPAGAAAALVMARAGLHVLLLERGETVGSKNVFGGILHTHALAALVPDFADRAPLERHVVRRAFAFLTDEGSLTLQIGATDAADAYTVRRPPFDRWFAEEARAAGAVLVPATVVDDVVIQDGRVVGVETRRRDGRALAPIVVGADGVNSVVARRAGARPDFPLSALALGVKQVFALAPGVIEERFGVRDRQGVALEAVGHPTRGMQGGGFVYTNHASLSVGVICRLDQLAAAGVTPEELLSAFEAHPAVSPWLRGAEPLEYGAHLLPLGAADLVPRLASHGLLLTGDAAGLLVSRGVTHEGANLAMASGAAAGVAAVAAHRARDFSATTLERAYRAELARLGVTAHVDAGRRVEAALRAPELYAALPEVAWEAARRFVSVGDGPPVGLRHALRLATREGVSAARLGRVAARLVWGWR; this is encoded by the coding sequence ATGACACGCGGCTGGGACGCCATCGTGGTGGGCGCCGGGCCGGCGGGCGCCGCAGCTGCGCTGGTGATGGCTCGAGCGGGCCTCCACGTGCTGCTCCTCGAGCGTGGCGAAACCGTCGGGAGCAAGAACGTCTTCGGCGGCATCCTCCACACCCACGCGCTGGCCGCGCTGGTTCCCGACTTCGCCGATCGGGCACCGCTCGAGCGGCACGTGGTGCGCCGGGCGTTCGCATTCCTGACTGACGAGGGGAGCCTCACGCTCCAGATCGGTGCCACCGACGCGGCCGACGCCTACACCGTCAGGCGACCGCCCTTCGATCGCTGGTTCGCCGAGGAAGCGCGCGCTGCCGGCGCCGTCCTGGTCCCCGCCACCGTCGTCGACGATGTGGTCATCCAGGACGGGCGCGTCGTCGGCGTCGAGACGCGCCGCCGCGACGGGCGGGCGCTCGCGCCGATCGTCGTCGGGGCCGACGGCGTGAACTCGGTTGTCGCGCGCCGTGCCGGAGCGCGCCCCGACTTCCCGCTCTCGGCGCTGGCGCTCGGCGTCAAGCAGGTGTTCGCCCTCGCTCCAGGCGTGATCGAGGAGCGGTTCGGCGTCCGCGACAGGCAAGGCGTCGCGCTGGAAGCGGTGGGCCACCCGACGCGCGGAATGCAGGGAGGCGGCTTCGTCTACACCAATCACGCCAGCCTTTCCGTGGGCGTCATCTGTCGCCTCGATCAGCTGGCGGCGGCCGGCGTCACGCCGGAGGAACTGCTGTCGGCGTTCGAGGCTCACCCGGCGGTGAGCCCGTGGCTGCGGGGAGCGGAGCCGCTCGAGTACGGAGCGCACCTCCTTCCCCTCGGCGCCGCCGACCTCGTTCCCCGCCTCGCCAGTCACGGTCTGCTCCTCACCGGGGACGCGGCCGGTCTCCTCGTGTCCCGGGGGGTGACGCACGAGGGAGCGAACCTGGCGATGGCCTCCGGAGCGGCAGCGGGCGTGGCGGCAGTGGCCGCCCATCGGGCTCGGGACTTCTCGGCCACGACGCTGGAGCGGGCCTACCGGGCGGAGCTCGCCCGACTCGGTGTGACAGCGCACGTCGATGCGGGGCGAAGGGTCGAGGCCGCACTCCGCGCGCCCGAGCTCTACGCGGCGCTCCCGGAGGTGGCGTGGGAAGCCGCGCGCCGATTCGTGTCCGTGGGCGACGGCCCGCCCGTCGGGCTCCGCCACGCCCTTCGCCTTGCCACGCGCGAGGGGGTTTCGGCAGCTCGCCTCGGTCGCGTGGCGGCCCGCCTGGTGTGGGGGTGGCGGTGA
- a CDS encoding ABC transporter substrate-binding protein translates to MHSTTATMTRRTFLKTSTAVAAGTAIGGVPALGPAQPKEIVIGWVATLTGPGATWGTKSLDGTKFAVDEFNRQGGVKALGGARLRLVTYDNETKVDLTRTLMEKLILEHRPVAVLGNIMSPATMVGTQVSERHRVPMVVVNSTMDEITERGLKYSFRVTGKAGDFYARSLGEFLSWAIEKTGKRPKMAAILALQGWERAVKTYEDWVRAAKIELHSKTMYAPAQDDFTVLLSKYKADGVDVVMGLNYPKDAVRIYQNAKTLDYNPMAFTGQPGGYNTPEFVNALQKDAEYAISVDRFPLDLTGVPKIREVNERFKARFGYDLEDSSANALGAVSAVVDALERAKSTDREAVREALAQTDLKIGDRLVVEPNGIKFNQAGDNVRLIAPVIQILQGQKRIVWPDSIATSRLVWPVPKWNERA, encoded by the coding sequence ATGCATAGCACGACAGCAACGATGACGCGGCGAACATTCCTCAAGACCTCGACGGCCGTCGCCGCCGGGACCGCGATCGGCGGGGTTCCCGCCCTCGGCCCCGCCCAGCCCAAGGAGATCGTGATCGGCTGGGTTGCCACTCTCACCGGCCCCGGGGCGACCTGGGGCACCAAGTCGCTCGACGGGACGAAGTTCGCCGTCGACGAGTTCAACCGGCAGGGAGGTGTCAAGGCCCTCGGCGGCGCCCGACTCCGGCTCGTGACCTACGACAACGAGACCAAGGTCGACCTGACGCGGACGCTCATGGAGAAGCTCATCCTCGAGCACAGGCCGGTGGCGGTGTTGGGCAACATCATGAGCCCGGCGACGATGGTCGGCACCCAGGTGTCCGAGCGGCACCGGGTGCCCATGGTGGTCGTGAACTCTACGATGGACGAGATCACGGAGCGGGGACTCAAGTACAGCTTCCGCGTGACCGGCAAGGCCGGCGACTTCTACGCGAGATCCCTCGGGGAGTTCCTCAGCTGGGCCATCGAGAAGACCGGCAAGCGGCCGAAGATGGCAGCGATCCTGGCGCTCCAGGGGTGGGAACGAGCCGTCAAGACGTACGAGGACTGGGTCCGCGCCGCCAAGATCGAGCTGCACAGCAAGACGATGTACGCCCCGGCCCAGGACGATTTCACGGTGCTCCTCTCGAAATACAAGGCTGACGGCGTGGATGTCGTCATGGGGCTCAACTACCCGAAGGATGCCGTCCGCATCTACCAGAACGCCAAGACGCTCGACTACAATCCGATGGCGTTCACCGGCCAGCCGGGCGGCTACAACACTCCCGAGTTCGTCAACGCGCTCCAGAAGGACGCCGAGTACGCGATCTCGGTCGACCGCTTCCCCCTCGATCTCACGGGGGTGCCAAAGATCCGCGAGGTCAACGAGCGCTTCAAGGCGCGGTTCGGTTACGACCTGGAGGACTCGTCGGCCAACGCGCTGGGAGCGGTGAGCGCTGTCGTCGACGCGCTGGAGCGGGCGAAGAGCACGGATCGGGAAGCGGTGCGGGAGGCGCTGGCGCAGACGGACCTCAAGATCGGCGACCGGCTCGTGGTGGAGCCGAACGGGATCAAGTTCAACCAGGCGGGGGACAACGTCCGCCTGATCGCGCCCGTCATCCAGATCCTCCAAGGGCAGAAGCGCATCGTGTGGCCGGACTCGATCGCCACCAGTCGCCTCGTGTGGCCGGTTCCGAAGTGGAACGAGCGGGCCTGA